One Brassica oleracea var. oleracea cultivar TO1000 chromosome C7, BOL, whole genome shotgun sequence genomic window carries:
- the LOC106301661 gene encoding uncharacterized protein LOC106301661, translated as MECNKEEATMAKKMAEDSMRKGDYPKAHNLVMKAQSFFSGLDGLPQMLAVCDVHCSAEKKLNGLENWYGILQAMHFCDDATIKKQYRKLALLLHPDKNQFPGAEAAFKLIGEANRLLSDKERRTQYDIRHRIYSRVASRELNADSGLQCGSKNRNVGSTGTQQGSVATEVDKKGGSKENGGGGENQNAEVRKPKLEEEPMKNCAEGKMNNSAELKPQPEVAEPEQSASKHVHDESVSKSNQAPSVSKDKRKRRKIVEEPLESTNVTFSDVFEDKSNPKDNSNRRKSPRKSQQASCAEKGISGDTLSAATKRSRANEARGEGMGMGENIDNNHKNPTQDSPDQDFNNFELSTSCFAVNQVWSLYDPIDGMPRYYARITKVIDSDSEFKLCITWLDPLQDYNDNSIPIACGIFQDSESQEVDDHFIFSCEMLHMRRDNNIAIYPRAGEVWAVFRGWDVSWLSGGSSEHHKGVYEYDFVEVLCDFQDENGLGVAYLGKVERFVSLFRRDAKCGVLQFQIPPNEMLRFSHKVPSFKMTGRESEGVPPGCFELDIAALPKDMFEVANQEMNSVKKAKKSAKGVDGLKLRKSPRFVSETSKQAASRLGQEKGVKKSGKRGASCGQRNGSRLSDETTPTPKKPAKVTAADSSRIRKTHGGINKPTGNSKKRR; from the coding sequence ATGGAGTGTAACAAGGAAGAGGCCACTATGGCGAAGAAAATGGCAGAGGATTCGATGCGGAAAGGTGATTACCCCAAGGCTCATAACCTTGTAATGAAGGCTCAGAGTTTCTTCTCGGGTCTTGACGGTTTACCACAAATGCTAGCAGTCTGTGATGTTCATTGCTCCGCCGAGAAGAAACTCAACGGTCTTGAGAACTGGTATGGTATTCTCCAAGCTATGCATTTTTGTGATGATGCTACGATCAAGAAGCAGTACAGGAAGCTCGCCTTGCTTCTCCATCCTGATAAAAACCAGTTCCCCGGTGCAGAGGCTGCTTTCAAGTTGATTGGGGAAGCTAACAGATTGCTTTCCGACAAGGAGAGACGGACTCAGTATGATATCAGGCACAGAATCTATTCAAGGGTTGCTAGCAGAGAGTTGAATGCAGACTCAGGTCTACAATGTGGAAGTAAAAATAGAAACGTGGGGTCTACTGGTACTCAACAAGGAAGTGTAGCAACTGAGGTGGATAAGAAAGGAGGTTCCAAAGAGAATGGTGGAGGAGGTGAGAACCAAAATGCTGAAGTGAGAAAACCCAAATTAGAGGAAGAACCGATGAAGAATTGTGCTGAGGGAAAGATGAACAATTCAGCTGAGTTGAAGCCACAGCCTGAGGTTGCAGAACCAGAACAAAGTGCATCAAAACATGTACATGATGAGTCAGTTTCAAAGTCTAATCAAGCACCCTCAGTGAGCAAGGACAAAAGGAAGAGGAGAAAGATAGTTGAGGAACCGTTGGAGAGTACCAATGTTACCTTCTCTGATGTTTTTGAGGATAAATCAAATCCAAAAGATAATAGTAATAGGAGGAAGTCTCCACGGAAGAGTCAGCAAGCTTCTTGCGCAGAGAAGGGAATAAGTGGTGATACTCTAAGCGCTGCCACAAAAAGGTCAAGAGCAAATGAAGCACGTGGAGAAGGGATGGGTATGGGGGAAAATATTGACAATAACCACAAGAATCCTACGCAAGATTCACCTGATCAAGACTTTAATAATTTTGAGCTGTCAACTAGCTGTTTTGCTGTCAACCAGGTGTGGTCTCTGTATGATCCAATCGACGGTATGCCTCGGTATTATGCTCGGATTACAAAAGTGATTGATTCTGATTCTGAGTTCAAGCTGTGTATTACGTGGCTTGACCCCTTACAAGATTATAATGACAACTCCATCCCCATTGCTTGTGGAATCTTCCAAGATAGTGAGTCACAGGAAGTAGACGACCATTTTATATTTTCTTGTGAGATGCTTCACATGCGCCGTGACAACAACATCGCCATTTACCCAAGAGCAGGGGAAGTCTGGGCAGTTTTCAGAGGCTGGGATGTGAGTTGGTTGAGTGGTGGTAGCTCGGAACATCACAAAGGAGTTTACGAATATGACTTTGTTGAAGTTTTGTGTGATTTTCAAGATGAGAATGGCCTTGGAGTGGCCTACCTAGGGAAAGTGGAAAGGTTTGTTTCTCTATTTCGCCGAGATGCAAAGTGTGGAGTTCTCCAGTTTCAGATTCCACCAAACGAGATGCTTAGATTTTCCCACAAAGTCCCATCGTTCAAAATGACGGGAAGGGAGAGTGAAGGTGTTCCTCCCGGGTGCTTTGAGTTAGACATTGCTGCTTTGCCAAAAGATATGTTCGAGGTTGCTAATCAGGAAATGAACTCAGTGAAGAAGGCTAAGAAGAGTGCCAAAGGAGTGGATGGCTTGAAACTGAGAAAATCTCCTCGTTTTGTGAGTGAAACAAGCAAACAAGCTGCGTCAAGGCTAGGCCAAGAAAAAGGTGTGAAGAAGAGTGGTAAGAGGGGTGCATCCTGTGGACAGCGAAATGGATCTCGTTTATCTGATGAGACGACGCCTACACCAAAGAAACCTGCAAAAGTCACTGCGGCTGATTCTTCAAGGATCAGAAAAACACATGGGGGTATAAACAAGCCAACGGGAAACTCAAAGAAACGTAGGTGA
- the LOC106306641 gene encoding pentatricopeptide repeat-containing protein At5g27270, giving the protein MKSDFLTSTTHLHPSISLPKMPSRNSRTTIKCSSSPGVRPDPWSLSDGNPERPKPRYERPKHPLSDDDARRIIKKKAQYLSALRRNQGSHAMTPKWIKRTPEQMVQYLEDDRNGQMYGKHVVAAIKKVRGLSQRREEGSGADMRVVMGSFVAKLTFRDMCVVLKEQRGWRQVRDFFAWMKLQLSYRPSVVVYTIVLRLYGQVGKIKLAEETFLEMLEVGCEPDAVACGTMLCTYARWGRHSAMLTFYKAVRERRIILSTSVYNFMLSSLQKKSLHDKMIDLWLEMVEEGVPPTEFTYTLVVSSYAKQGFNEDALQAFGEMKSLSFVPEEVTYSSVISLSVKAGDWDGAVGLYEDMRSKGITPSNYTCASMLSLYYKTEDYPKALSLFADMERFKIPADEVIRGLIIRIYGKLGLFHDAETIFEETKRRNILSDEKTYLAMSQVHLNSGNVAKALDVIEMMKTRDIPISRFAYIVMLQCYVKIQNVDSAEDAFRGLSKTGLLPDASSCNDMLSLYTRLNLGEKAKGFIKQIVADQVQFDIELYKTVMRVYCKEGMVAEAQEMVEKMSREAVVKDNRFVQTLAEAMHSERAKDKHEAVINVSRLDVTALGMVLNLRLKEENVNETKAILNLMFKTDLGSAAVNRIINSFVREGDTSKADLLADLIIRLGLSIEEETTAALIAVYGRQHKLKEAKRLYLAAGESKTQGKSVINSMIDAYVRCGWLEAAYGLFMGSAEKGSDPSPVTISILVNALTNRGKHREAEDISNTCLEKNMELDTVGYNTLIKAMLEAGKLKCASEIYERMCNSGVPCSIQTYNTMISVYGRGLQVDKAVEVFNSARRSGLYLDEKIYTNMIMHYGKAGKMSEALALFSEMQKKGIKPGTTSYNMLVKICATRGLHHEVDKLLQAMERNGHFTDNSSTYLSLIQAYAESSQYEEAEKIITLMQEKGITLSQSHFSPLLYAFVKAGMMDEAERIYSKMSEAGISPDSACRRAILKGYMNCGDAEKGILLYEKMMRNSVEDDRLVIRVVQDLYKAIGKEQ; this is encoded by the exons ATGAAGAGTGACTTCCTCACTTCCACAACTCACCTCCACCCTTCAATCTCTCTTCCCAAAATGCCCTCAAGAAATTCAAGAACAACGATAAAGTGCTCATCTTCACCCGGAGTCCGACCCGACCCGTGGTCACTCAGCGACGGCAACCCGGAGAGACCAAAGCCGAGATACGAGAGGCCGAAACACCCGTTATCCGACGACGACGCGAGGAGAATCATAAAGAAGAAAGCGCAGTACCTCAGCGCGCTGAGGAGGAACCAAGGCTCTCACGCCATGACTCCCAAGTGGATTAAGCGCACCCCTGAGCAGATGGTTCAGTATCTGGAGGATGATAGGAACGGGCAGATGTACGGGAAGCACGTGGTGGCTGCGATCAAGAAAGTGAGAGGCTTGTCTCAGAGGAGAGAAGAAGGTAGTGGAGCTGATATGAGAGTGGTGATGGGTAGCTTCGTCGCGAAGCTGACTTTTAGAGATATGTGCGTTGTTCTGAAAGAGCAGAGAGGGTGGAGACAAGTCAGAGACTTCTTCGCTTGGATGAAACTTCAG TTAAGCTACCGTCCAAGTGTAGTCGTCTACACGATTGTTCTTCGTCTCTACGGACAAGTCGGGAAGATAAAGCTAGCTGAGGAAACGTTTCTGGAGATGCTCGAAGTGGGATGTGAACCAGACGCAGTAGCTTGCGGTACAATGCTGTGTACATACGCTAGATGGGGACGCCATAGCGCTATGTTAACGTTCTACAAAGCCGTTAGAGAAAGGAGAATCATCCTCTCCACTTCTGTCTATAATTTCATGCTCTCATCTCTTCAGAAGAAGTCACTTCATGATAAAATGATAGACCTATGGCTAGAGATGGTCGAGGAAGGTGTGCCGCCGACTGAGTTCACTTATACGTTAGTTGTGAGCTCATACGCCAAACAAGGCTTCAACGAGGATGCGTTGCAGGCGTTTGGTGAGATGAAGAGCTTAAGTTTTGTCCCAGAGGAAGTAACTTACAGCTCGGTTATTAGCTTAAGCGTGAAGGCTGGTGATTGGGATGGGGCTGTTGGACTGTACGAGGATATGAGATCTAAAGGAATCACTCCGAGTAACTACACGTGTGCTTCTATGTTGAGTTTATATTACAAAACTGAGGATTATCCGAAAGCGCTTTCTCTCTTTGCAGACATGGAGAGGTTTAAAATACCAGCTGATGAGGTCATCCGCGGGTTGATCATCAGAATCTATGGGAAGCTCGGACTCTTCCATGATGCAGAGACGATATTTGAAGAGACTAAACGCCGGAACATACTCTCTGATGAGAAAACGTATCTGGCAATGTCTCAGGTTCATTTGAATTCAGGAAACGTCGCCAAAGCGTTAGATGTGATTGAGATGATGAAGACCAGAGATATTCCCATTTCTAGGTTTGCCTATATTGTCATGTTACAGTGTTACGTTAAGATACAGAACGTAGACTCTGCTGAGGATGCGTTTCGAGGTTTATCGAAGACTGGACTACTTCCTGATGCTAGTTCTTGTAACGACATGCTCAGTTTGTATACTAGGCTCAATTTAGGAGAGAAGGCTAAGGGCTTTATCAAGCAGATTGTAGCTGATCAAGTGCAGTTTGATATCGAGCTTTACAAGACGGTTATGAGAGTGTATTGCAAGGAGGGAATGGTGGCTGAAGCTCAAGAGATGGTTGAGAAAATGAGTAGAGAGGCTGTGGTTAAGGATAACAGATTTGTACAAACACTTGCAGAAGCTATGCATAGTGAAAGAGCTAAAGATAAACACGAAGCAGTTATAAACGTGAGTCGACTTGATGTCACAGCTCTTGGAATGGTCCTCAATTTGCGACTAAAAGAAGAAAACGTCAATGAGACTAAAGCAATATTGAATCTAATGTTCAAGACTGATCTTGGTTCAGCAGCTGTAAATCGAATTATAAATAGCTTTGTGAGAGAAG GTGATACATCTAAAGCAGATCTTCTTGCGGATTTGATTATCAGACTAGGACTCAGTATAGAGGAGGAAACAACTGCGGCTTTGATCGCTGTATATGGGAGACAGCATAAGCTTAAAGAAGCAAAACGGCTTTACCTTGCAGCAGGAGAGTCTAAAACTCAGGGCAAATCTGTTATCAACTCAATGATTGATGCTTACGTCAGATGTGGCTGGCTTGAAGCTGCGTATGGACTCTTCATGGGATCAGCAGAAAAGGGCTCTGACCCTAGTCCTGTTACCATCAGCATACTTGTGAATGCCTTAACAAACCGAG GGAAACACAGAGAAGCAGAAGATATATCAAATACCTGCCTTGAGAAAAACATGGAGCTTGACACCGTGGGATATAATACACTTATCAAGGCAATGCTAGAAGCAG GTAAACTGAAGTGTGCATCTGAAATTTACGAGAGGATGTGTAACTCAGGTGTTCCTTGTTCGATTCAGACCTACAACACAATGATCAG TGTGTACGGGAGAGGTCTGCAGGTGGACAAAGCAGTTGAGGTTTTTAACAGTGCTCGCCGGTCTGGATTGTATTTGGACGAGAAAATATACACAAATATGATTATGCATTATGGGAAGGCTG GGAAGATGAGTGAGGCATTGGCGTTGTTCAGTGAAATGCAGAAGAAAGGGATTAAACCTGGAACG ACTAGTTACAACATGCTGGTAAAAATATGTGCAACCAGAGGACTCCATCACGAGGTTGATAAACTTTTGCAAGCAATGGAGAGAAATGGCCACTTTACCGACAACTCATCCACATACCTCTCCTTGATTCAAGCCTACGCCGAGAGTTCACAGTACGAAGAAGCAGAGAAAATCATAACTCTCATGCAAGAGAAAGGCATTACACTTTCTCAAAGCCATTTCAGTCCATTACTCTACGCTTTTGTCAAAGCTGGAATGATGGATGAGGCGGAAAGGATCTACAGCAAGATGTCTGAAGCTGGTATAAGTCCAGACAGCGCTTGCAGGCGCGCGATCCTAAAGGGATACATGAACTGTGGTGATGCCGAGAAGGGAATATTGTTGTATGAGAAAATGATGAGAAACTCGGTGGAAGATGACCGACTTGTTATTAGAGTTGTCCAAGATCTGTATAAAGCTATAGGTAAAGAACAATAG